In Candidatus Delongbacteria bacterium, one genomic interval encodes:
- a CDS encoding adenylosuccinate lyase translates to MNSPRDRFENPLTARYSSAEMSRIFSPDTKFRTWRKLWIALAESEQELGLEISTSQLEAMRATADEINYEVAEARERETRHDVMSHVHAWGLQCPEAAGIIHLGATSCFVGDNTDLLQMREGLLLLQRRLLGVIRRLAAFCATWADTPTLGYTHAQPAQPTTVGKRASLWLQDLMMDHEDLEQRLACLRFRGVKGTTGTQASFLTLFEGNEEKVRQLDERVARKMGFERLWRVTGQTYPRKEDARIMDWLAGLGRSAHRITNDLRLLQHLKEIEEPFEKHQIGSSAMAYKRNPMRSERISSLAKFMMALPAGLGATAATQWFERTLDDSAQKRIAIPEGFLAADAILLIFQNLFDGLVVYTGVIQKHLMAELPFMATETVLMESVKRGGDRQRLHEVIRRHSMATARRVKEEGGDNDLLERLANDPNIPFSLTDLTVMMNPRAFTGRAGNQVREFLAAEVQPLLDAHPEAAENDTVDLRV, encoded by the coding sequence ATGAATTCTCCGCGCGATCGCTTCGAAAACCCGCTGACCGCCCGCTACTCCAGTGCGGAGATGAGCCGCATCTTCAGCCCCGACACCAAGTTCCGCACCTGGCGCAAGCTCTGGATCGCTCTGGCCGAGTCCGAACAGGAACTGGGTCTGGAGATCAGCACGTCCCAGCTGGAGGCCATGCGCGCCACCGCCGACGAGATCAACTACGAGGTGGCCGAAGCCCGCGAGCGCGAGACGCGCCACGATGTGATGTCCCACGTGCACGCCTGGGGCCTGCAATGCCCCGAGGCCGCGGGCATCATCCACCTGGGGGCCACCAGCTGTTTCGTGGGCGACAATACCGACCTGCTGCAGATGCGCGAAGGACTGCTGCTGCTCCAGCGCCGTCTGCTGGGTGTGATCCGGCGGCTGGCTGCCTTCTGCGCCACCTGGGCCGACACACCCACTCTCGGCTACACCCACGCCCAGCCCGCCCAGCCCACCACGGTGGGCAAACGCGCCAGCCTCTGGCTGCAGGACCTGATGATGGATCACGAAGACCTGGAGCAGCGTCTGGCCTGCCTGCGCTTCCGCGGCGTCAAGGGCACCACGGGCACCCAGGCCAGCTTCCTGACCCTTTTCGAGGGCAACGAGGAGAAGGTGCGCCAGCTGGACGAGCGTGTCGCACGCAAGATGGGCTTCGAGCGGCTCTGGCGTGTCACGGGACAGACCTACCCGCGCAAGGAGGACGCGCGCATCATGGACTGGCTGGCCGGGCTGGGCCGCAGCGCCCACCGCATCACCAACGACCTGCGTCTGCTGCAGCACCTGAAGGAGATCGAGGAGCCCTTCGAGAAACACCAGATCGGCAGCAGCGCCATGGCCTACAAGCGCAATCCCATGCGCAGCGAGCGGATCAGCAGCCTGGCCAAGTTCATGATGGCGCTGCCCGCCGGGCTGGGCGCCACCGCCGCCACCCAGTGGTTCGAGCGCACCCTGGACGACAGCGCCCAGAAGCGCATCGCGATTCCCGAGGGCTTCCTGGCCGCCGACGCGATCCTGCTGATCTTCCAGAACCTCTTCGACGGGCTGGTGGTGTACACGGGCGTGATCCAGAAACACCTGATGGCCGAGCTGCCCTTCATGGCCACCGAGACCGTGCTGATGGAGTCGGTCAAGCGCGGCGGCGACCGCCAGCGCCTGCACGAGGTGATCCGCCGCCATTCCATGGCCACCGCACGCCGGGTGAAGGAGGAAGGCGGCGACAACGACCTGCTGGAACGGCTGGCCAACGACCCCAACATTCCCTTCAGTCTGACCGACCTGACCGTGATGATGAACCCGCGGGCCTTCACGGGACGCGCGGGCAACCAGGTACGCGAGTTCCTGGCCGCCGAGGTGCAGCCCCTGCTGGACGCCCACCCCGAAGCCGCCGAGAACGACACCGTGGATCTGCGGGTCTGA
- the eno gene encoding phosphopyruvate hydratase — MFEIIDVHAREVLDSRGNPTIEVEVQLSGGAFGSTIVPSGASTGAYEAMELRDGNAKRYGGKGVSKAVYNVNELIAPAVLGMDASSQVELDHALIALDGTANKKKLGANALLGVSLASARAAADAAELPLYQYLGGVHAHVLPVPMMNVLNGGAHSDNNVDIQEYMIIPRGASSFSEALRMGAETFHSLKKVLQKKGYGTAVGDEGGYAPSLGSNTEPLDLIVAAIEGAGYEPGKDIFLALDCAASEFYNKRKKRYVLAGENKEYTSEQLVEFYAKLAKKYPILSIEDGMDESDWTGWKLLTDALGSRMQLVGDDLFVTNVTRLQMGLDKGVANSLLVKVNQIGTLTETLDAMSLAMRNRYTCVVSHRSGESEDTTIADLVVATNAGQIKTGSLSRTDRIAKYNQLLRIEEALGNAAVYYGSIWR; from the coding sequence ATGTTCGAGATCATTGATGTACACGCACGCGAGGTACTCGACTCCCGCGGCAATCCCACCATCGAAGTGGAAGTTCAGCTTTCCGGTGGCGCATTCGGCAGCACCATCGTGCCCAGCGGAGCCTCGACGGGCGCCTACGAAGCCATGGAACTGCGCGACGGCAATGCCAAGCGCTATGGTGGCAAAGGTGTCAGCAAGGCGGTCTACAACGTCAACGAGCTGATCGCTCCCGCCGTGCTGGGCATGGACGCCAGCAGCCAGGTGGAACTGGATCATGCCCTGATCGCCCTGGACGGCACGGCCAACAAGAAGAAACTGGGCGCCAACGCCCTGCTGGGAGTGTCGCTGGCCAGCGCGCGCGCCGCGGCCGACGCCGCCGAGCTGCCGCTGTACCAGTATCTGGGCGGCGTGCACGCCCACGTGCTGCCCGTGCCGATGATGAATGTGCTCAACGGCGGTGCCCACAGCGACAACAACGTGGACATCCAGGAATACATGATCATTCCGCGCGGGGCCAGCAGCTTCTCCGAAGCCCTGCGCATGGGGGCCGAAACCTTCCACTCGCTGAAGAAGGTGCTGCAGAAGAAGGGCTATGGCACAGCCGTGGGCGACGAGGGCGGGTATGCCCCCAGCCTGGGCAGCAACACCGAGCCGCTGGACCTGATCGTGGCCGCCATCGAGGGCGCGGGTTACGAGCCGGGCAAGGACATCTTCCTGGCTCTGGACTGCGCCGCCAGCGAGTTCTACAACAAGCGCAAGAAGCGCTATGTGCTGGCCGGCGAGAACAAGGAATACACCTCCGAGCAGCTGGTCGAGTTCTACGCCAAACTGGCGAAGAAGTACCCGATCCTGAGCATTGAAGACGGCATGGACGAGAGCGACTGGACCGGCTGGAAGCTGCTGACCGACGCTCTGGGCAGCAGGATGCAGCTGGTGGGCGACGACCTCTTCGTCACCAATGTCACGCGCCTGCAGATGGGCCTGGACAAGGGCGTGGCCAATTCCCTGCTGGTGAAGGTCAACCAGATCGGGACCCTCACCGAAACCCTGGACGCCATGAGCCTGGCCATGCGCAACCGTTACACCTGCGTGGTCAGCCACCGCAGCGGCGAGAGCGAAGACACCACCATCGCCGACCTGGTGGTGGCCACCAACGCGGGCCAGATCAAGACCGGCTCGCTGAGCCGCACCGATCGCATCGCCAAGTACAACCAGTTGCTGCGCATCGAAGAAGCCCTCGGCAACGCCGCCGTGTATTACGGCTCCATCTGGCGCTAG
- a CDS encoding septum formation initiator family protein → MNVLSPKYRWMLLAAVPLLAWLLLFDGGFLEQRGYHARLDSLQGLKLQLEGENERISGEINALRRKDPRLLEEEARKIGMVRPGDEVYYLVTDEDTTRLNDQRRGEPIPGPDQSGSSTDPPAEPR, encoded by the coding sequence GTGAACGTTCTCTCGCCCAAATACCGCTGGATGCTGCTTGCTGCCGTGCCACTGCTGGCCTGGCTGCTGCTGTTTGACGGAGGATTCCTGGAACAGCGCGGGTATCACGCCAGACTGGATTCGCTGCAGGGGCTCAAGCTCCAGCTGGAAGGCGAGAATGAGCGCATCTCGGGCGAGATCAATGCCCTGCGCCGCAAGGACCCCCGTCTGCTGGAGGAAGAGGCCCGCAAGATCGGCATGGTGCGTCCCGGCGACGAGGTCTACTATCTGGTGACCGACGAGGATACCACACGCCTCAACGATCAGCGACGCGGCGAGCCGATTCCCGGTCCCGACCAATCCGGATCCTCCACGGACCCTCCCGCGGAGCCGAGGTGA
- the panB gene encoding 3-methyl-2-oxobutanoate hydroxymethyltransferase codes for MSQQKSSSPRRLSVQHFARSKQEGNKIVVLTAYDALFARLEDQAGVDAILVGDSAGMVVAGHETTLPVTMEQMLYHAACVTRGVKRAFVIVDMPFLSVQISREQALTNCGRMLAETGVQAVKIEGGGAIASTIASIVDAGIPVMGHLGLIPQSIHSLGSYRTRGTETSEAETLRHDALALQDAGCFSLVLEKVEPGLAREISASLRIPTIGIGSGVDCDGQVLVNVDMLGLFEEFKPRFVRQFAHLAEDVRRAVGDYATAVRSGEFPGKDEV; via the coding sequence ATGAGCCAGCAGAAATCCAGCAGCCCGCGTCGCCTGAGCGTGCAGCACTTCGCCCGGAGCAAGCAGGAAGGCAACAAGATCGTGGTGCTCACGGCCTACGACGCCCTCTTCGCGCGCCTCGAGGACCAGGCCGGCGTCGATGCGATTCTGGTGGGCGACAGCGCGGGCATGGTGGTGGCCGGACACGAGACCACCCTGCCCGTGACCATGGAGCAGATGCTGTACCACGCGGCCTGTGTCACACGCGGTGTGAAGCGCGCCTTCGTGATCGTGGACATGCCCTTTCTCAGCGTGCAGATCTCGCGCGAACAGGCCCTGACCAACTGTGGCCGGATGCTGGCCGAAACGGGTGTGCAGGCGGTCAAGATCGAAGGCGGTGGAGCCATCGCGTCCACCATCGCCAGCATCGTGGACGCGGGCATTCCCGTGATGGGCCATCTGGGGCTGATTCCCCAGAGCATTCACAGTCTGGGCAGTTACCGCACACGGGGCACCGAGACCAGCGAGGCCGAGACCTTGCGCCACGACGCACTGGCCCTGCAGGATGCGGGCTGTTTCTCGCTTGTGCTGGAGAAGGTGGAACCGGGACTGGCCAGGGAAATCAGCGCCTCACTGCGGATCCCCACCATCGGCATCGGCAGCGGTGTGGACTGCGACGGCCAGGTGCTGGTGAACGTGGACATGCTGGGCCTGTTCGAAGAGTTCAAACCACGCTTCGTGCGTCAGTTCGCCCATCTGGCCGAGGATGTGCGCCGGGCCGTGGGAGACTACGCCACGGCCGTGCGTTCCGGCGAGTTTCCCGGGAAGGATGAAGTCTGA
- a CDS encoding pantoate--beta-alanine ligase: MSDTPRLLRTLDEMRLQRAGWHSAGLTIGLVPTMGFLHEGHRRLMELLRPQCDRLVVSVFVNPSQFGKGEDLAKYPRDLERDTALCAGAGVDVIFHPEAEEVYPASFDTWIEPGQAVKHACGPWRPGHFRGVLTIVWRLLNWVQPHHAIFGRKDAQQLWLIQRMVKDLEMPIQIHEGPLVREADGLAMSSRNTYLDPRERQAAGEINRLLKAAAKRTIEGEPLEAIRQATLRSLADHPLRAPQYLEFIDWESFTLRSDRPLSRRTALLTAVQVGPARLIDNVFIRGDGHLEI; encoded by the coding sequence ATGAGCGACACTCCGCGTCTTCTGCGGACCCTGGACGAGATGCGCCTGCAGCGCGCGGGCTGGCATTCGGCGGGCCTGACCATTGGACTGGTGCCCACCATGGGTTTTCTGCACGAGGGACACCGTCGCCTGATGGAGCTGCTGCGGCCGCAGTGCGACAGGCTGGTGGTCTCGGTTTTCGTGAACCCCAGCCAGTTCGGCAAGGGCGAGGACCTGGCCAAGTACCCGCGTGATCTGGAACGTGACACAGCGCTGTGCGCCGGGGCCGGGGTGGACGTGATCTTTCACCCCGAGGCCGAGGAAGTCTACCCGGCGAGCTTTGACACCTGGATCGAACCGGGTCAGGCCGTGAAACATGCCTGCGGGCCCTGGCGCCCGGGGCATTTCCGCGGTGTGCTGACCATTGTCTGGCGACTGCTCAACTGGGTGCAACCTCATCACGCCATCTTCGGGCGCAAGGACGCCCAGCAGCTCTGGCTGATCCAGCGCATGGTCAAGGATCTGGAGATGCCGATCCAGATCCACGAAGGTCCGCTGGTGCGCGAGGCTGACGGCCTGGCCATGAGTTCGCGCAATACCTATCTGGATCCAAGGGAACGCCAGGCCGCCGGGGAGATCAACCGGCTGCTCAAGGCGGCCGCGAAGCGCACCATCGAGGGCGAACCTCTGGAAGCGATCCGCCAGGCCACCCTGCGCTCGCTTGCCGACCACCCCCTGCGGGCTCCCCAGTATCTGGAATTCATCGACTGGGAAAGCTTCACCCTGCGCAGCGACCGGCCGCTTTCGCGCCGCACGGCCCTGCTGACCGCCGTACAGGTAGGGCCGGCGCGCCTGATCGACAATGTCTTCATCCGTGGGGATGGCCACCTGGAGATCTAG
- a CDS encoding NTP transferase domain-containing protein encodes MNQATGRRTLTQELSVIILAAGKGTRMKSDLAKVLHPALGRPMIDWVIDQARAAGSCRTVVVVGHQREAVIDAVSARGVEFAVQAEQKGTGHAVQMCAPSFGSARGDVLVLSGDVPLLRGETLADLLREHRAAGRQATVLTALFDDPTGYGRVIRDADGAVRRIVEHKDASDGERAVKEINSGIYVFDISLLFQYIKKLDSNNSQGELYLTDVVRFLVEDGHSVGAVIAADPNEINGVNTVDQLAEVETLLRARR; translated from the coding sequence ATGAATCAAGCCACCGGGAGACGCACGTTGACACAGGAACTTTCCGTCATCATTCTGGCAGCGGGCAAGGGTACCCGCATGAAATCCGATCTGGCCAAGGTGCTGCACCCGGCCCTGGGGCGTCCCATGATCGACTGGGTCATCGACCAGGCCCGGGCCGCCGGCTCGTGCCGTACCGTGGTGGTGGTGGGCCATCAGCGCGAGGCGGTCATCGATGCGGTCAGCGCACGCGGGGTGGAATTCGCCGTGCAGGCCGAGCAGAAGGGCACGGGGCATGCCGTGCAGATGTGCGCACCGTCATTCGGCTCCGCCAGGGGAGATGTGCTGGTGCTGTCCGGGGATGTGCCTCTGCTGCGTGGCGAGACACTGGCCGACCTGCTCAGGGAGCATCGGGCCGCTGGCCGGCAGGCCACCGTGCTGACCGCACTTTTTGACGATCCCACCGGCTATGGCCGGGTCATCCGGGACGCCGACGGCGCCGTGCGGCGCATTGTGGAACACAAGGACGCCAGCGACGGCGAACGCGCGGTGAAGGAGATCAATTCGGGGATTTACGTCTTCGATATCTCCTTGTTGTTCCAGTACATAAAGAAGCTGGACAGCAACAACTCCCAGGGGGAACTTTACCTCACCGATGTGGTTCGTTTTCTGGTGGAAGACGGGCACTCCGTGGGCGCGGTGATCGCCGCCGACCCCAACGAAATCAACGGTGTCAACACCGTGGACCAACTGGCCGAAGTCGAAACCCTGCTCCGCGCCCGCCGCTGA